The Cryptococcus deuterogattii R265 chromosome 3, complete sequence genome has a segment encoding these proteins:
- a CDS encoding acetyl-coenzyme A synthetase has product MGKTEVAPGVHHVHPLPDSVPESEDLYAPPPRLQGKDGRPKPHVGPNYEAYVKEWAKTVGPNSDEWWAAKARETLDWYEDFKTVRAGGFEHGDVQWFPEGTLNAAYNCLDRHYYKNPKKTAIIYEADEPSESREVSYEELMQETCRVANVLKSYGVKKGDAVSIYLPMTWQAAAAFLACARIGAIHSAVFAGFSAESLRDRVNDCECKVLITTDEGRRGGKSIATKQIVDAALQQCPLVENVLVLRRTGNKVPMTEGRDKWWDEECAKMPTYCPCERMASEDPLFILYTSGSTGKPKGVVHCTGGYLLGAALTLKYVFDAHADDRFACMADIGWITGHSYIIYGPLANGITTTVFESTPVYPTPSRYWDFVDKWKATQLYTAPTAIRLLRRMGEEHVKKHDLSSLRVLGSVGEPINPEAWHWYNDFAGKNQCAIVDTYWMTETGSISIAPLPGAISTKPGSATFPFFGMDVDIIDPQSGQILEGNDVEGVLVAKKPWPSLARTVYRDHKRYLETYMKPYPGYFFFGDGAARDYDGYMWIKGRVDDVINVSGHRLSTAEVESALILHKGVAETAVVGCADDLTGQAVYAFVTMKPEFDLKSTKEADLSKELAIQVRKVIGPFAAPKKIYLVSDLPKTRSGKIMRRVLRKIVAGEGDQLGDLSSIADPQIVDEVKQKVNGSA; this is encoded by the exons ATGGGCAAGACAGAAGTCGCTCCAGGCGTCCACCACGTCCACCCTCTCCCCGACTCCGTTCCCGAGTCTGAGGACCTCTACGCTCCCCCTCCCCGTTTGCAGGGCAAGGACGGCCGTCCGAAACCTCATGTTGGTCCCAACTACGAGGCCTACGTCAAGGAATGGGCAAAGACTGTTGGCCCCAATAGTGATGAGTGGTGGGCCGCAAAGGCCAGGGAAACTCTTGATTGGTATGAGGACTTTAAGACTGTCAGGGCTGGTGGCTTTGAGCATGGCGATGTTCAGTGGTT CCCTGAAGGTACCTTGAATGCTGCCTACAACTGTCTCGACCGACACTATTACAAGAACCCCAAAAAGACCGCCATCATCTATGAGGCCGACGAGCCCTCTGAGTCCCGTGAAGTCTCTTACGAGGAACTCATGCAGGAGACTTGCCGAGTTGCCAACGTCCTCAAGAGTTACGGTGTCAAAAAGGGTGACGCTGTGTCCATCTA TCTCCCTATGACTTGGCAAGCCGCTGCAGCATTCCTTGCTTGTGCTAGGATTGGTGCTATCCACTCTGCTGTCTTTGCCGGTTTTAGCGCCGAAAGTTTGAGGGATAGGGTTAACGATTGTGAATGCAAGGTTTTGATCACCACCGA CGAGGGTCGACGAGGCGGTAAGAGCATTGCTACCAAGCAGA TCGTCGATGCCGCTCTCCAGCAGTGCCCTCTTGTTGAGAACGTTCTTGTTCTTCGACGAACTGGCAACAAGGTCCCCATGACTGAGGGACGTGACAAATGGTGGGACGAAGAGTGTGCTAAAATGCCCACTTACTGCCCTTGCGAGAGAATGGCTTCCGAGGaccctctcttcatcctctac ACCTCTGGTTCCACTGGTAAGCCTAAAGGTGTTGTCCACTGCACTGGTGGTTACCTCCTCGGTGCCGCTCTTACCCTCAAATACGTCTTTGACGCCCACGCCGACGACCGATTTGCCTGTATGGCCGATATTGGATGGATTACCGGGCACAGTTACATCATTTACGGCCCTCTCGCCAACGgcatcaccaccaccgtcTTTGAATCCACCCCTGTCTACCCCACACCATCCAGATACTGGGACTTTGTCGACAAGTGGAAGGCTACTCAGCTCTACACTGCGCCCACTGCCATCCGATTGTTAAGGCGTATGGGCGAAGAGCACGTAAAGAAGCACGATCTCAGCTCTCTTCGAGTTTTGGGCTCTGTCGGTGAGCCCATCAACCCCGAGGCTTGGCATTGGTACAATGACTTTGCGGGCAAGAACCAATGTGCCATTGTTGACACTTACTGGATGACCGAGACTGGTTCTATCTCGATTGCTCCTCTCCCCGGAGCCATCTCCACCAAGCCCGGTTCTGCcaccttccccttcttcggTATGGATGTTGACATTATTGACCCTCAAAGCGGTCAGATCTTGGAGGGTAACGATGTTGAGGGTGTTCTCGTTGCCAAGAAACCATGGCCCAGTCTTGCCAGGACTGTCTACAGGGACCACAAGAGGTATCTTGAGACTTACATGAAGCCTTACCCCGgctacttcttctttggtgaCGGTGCTGCCCGAGACTATGACGGTTATATGTGGATCAAGGGACGAGTTGATGATGTTATCAACGTCTCCGGTCACCGACTTTCCACGGCCGAGGTCGAATCTGCTCTTATCCTTCACAAGGGTGTCGCGGAGACTGCCGTTGTCGGATGCGCTGATGACCTTACCGGTCAGGCCGTCTACGCTTTCGTTACCATGAAGCCCGAGTTTGACCTAAAGAGTACCAAGGAGGCCGACCTTAGCAAAGAGTTGGCTATCCAGGTAAGGAAGGTTATTGGTCCTTTCGCTGCCCCCAAGAAGATT TACCTCGTCTCTGATCTCCCAAAGACCCGATCAGGAAAGATTATGCGTCGAGTCCTCCGAAAGATTGTTGCTGGCGAGGGTGACCAATTGGGAGacctttcttccattgCTGACCCCCAAATTGTcgatgaag TCAAGCAAAAGGTTAACGGCTCTGCTTAA
- a CDS encoding solute carrier family 24 (sodium/potassium/calcium exchanger) member 6, with protein sequence MPPSNLRRRAWLLLAASISIHIILLTTTHRIGKRTLPRNAALLKRFSEESRPSDDDSILDFPYLDWYNALPLTYRPIFVLFLLFVLAFLFSFIGISASDFFCPNLSTVAAYLGLSESTAGVTFLAFGNGSPDVFSTFSAMSSGTLGLAVGELIGAATFIVSIVVGSIALIRPFHIPKLAFRRDVIFFTIAVLVLIVSLHDGHLTFFESGSMVGLYVVYVGVVVSESWWMRRIRRQQGLKDKLSSNSISQIVKPMVVNGRLSPQPPSPVEFSPRSSSPMEHASPISIQVTDREQAFLTPGSETSARRRRSSYANLVPHHYHDESIGLPTPRVNMSLLGAIEFRDVVNSLRREGSTQCSTRSNSPGGTPTPGGGRERLDYFGPVGHGHRRSISQGHAFQPHLMGLDRRRSSLWGRRRSSTYSADFIDRDRRRIISAPSPIPSARSSEEDQQTKTPTPVGLGINSTELNPWSDQTGNPPTPLPGFTTSEQISPSNSKPSLPKLLIPDNSFSRTHTRQKPPVPSISIVDPSGHTSSSPLLPTPPLLSTAPSSTISRRQKIHKNIKIALRILFPSLQSFRHKSLLGMILSSMSVPAILALTLTLPVVDDGHEMEQGGVKLEDGDEYGFGDVGGNYLGDGYDRDGNVDGDDETYGDGDGEGEQYDYDQGQEEADQLIDPQIGEELHHLVDHGFSALHSPLGRIYHAAKSRMNQHVESGDGGEGDLGSGGLSPARSGEEDGYGEEEDLFAAEEEQAIDDEWQEECEQAMEFNKYLVATQCVLGPAFCCFIMFNNQTYFKWVMLGSSIVGLVAAIPVLLYGKDGTAQPWRLMRCFAGFICSMVWIAAIADEVVDVLNTLGEILGLSDAIIGLTIFAVGNSLADLVANVIVAQFAPAMAYAACFGGPMLNLLLGVGGSGTYHVLFSPHSPIIVDFSPTLWVSATGLVLMLVATAIFVPLNGYLIDRRWAACLIAGYITLMTVNVGVELKTGRY encoded by the exons ATGCCACCGAGCAAtctgaggaggagggctTGGCTCCTTCTCGCAGCCAGCATATCCATCCATATCATTCTCCTGACTACCACTCACCGAATCGGTAAACGCACATTACCAAGAAATGCCGCACTGTTGAAGCGTTTCTCCGAAGAAAGTAGACcttctgatgatgat TCAATTCTCGATTTCCCTTACCTTGATTGGTACAATGCACTCCCACTCACCTACAGACCCATCTTTGTCctattccttctcttcgttctcgcgttcctcttctcctttatTGGAATATCAGCCTCCGACTTTTTCTGTCCCAATTTATCTACAGTGGCGGCATATCTGGGGTTGAGCGAAAGCACAGCCGGAGTCACCTTTCTAGCCTTTGGTAATGGAAGCCCAGACGTATTCAGTACTTTCTCTGCTATGAGTAGCGGTACACTGGGATTGGCGGTTGGGGAGCTCATTGGAGCTGCTACTTTCA TTGTATCCATAGTCGTTGGCTCCATTGCCCTTATCCGCCCTTTCCATATCCCTAAACTTGCCTTTCGAAGGGATGTCATATTCTTTACCATCGCTGTCTTGGTGCTCATCGTCTCCCTCCATGATGGCCATCTCACATTTTTCGAGTCAGGTTCGATGGTAGGCCTGTACGTGGTTTATGTTGGGGTCGTTGTCTCTGAAAGCtggtggatgaggaggataagaAGACAGCAGGGCCTTAAAGACAAGTTATCATCAAACTCCATCTCTCAAATAGTCAAACCAATGGTTGTAAACGGCCGCCTTAGTCCTCAACCGCCTTCACCCGTGGAATTTTCTCCTCGATCGTCTTCACCCATGGAACATGCTTCGCCTATCTCTATCCAAGTCACCGATCGGGAACAAGCTTTTCTTACTCCTGGGAGTGAAACATCTGCTCGACGACGAAGGTCATCTTACGCCAACCTCGTTCCCCACCATTATCACGACGAATCTATTGGTCTCCCTACACCACGAGTAAACATGTCTCTCTTGGGTGCCATCGAATTCCGAGATGTCGTCAACTCATTAAGACGAGAAGGCTCTACACAATGTAGTACGAGATCTAACAGTCCTGGTGGCACCCCCACTCCAGGCGGTGGTAGAGAGCGACTGGATTATTTTGGGCCTGTAGGCCATGGCCACAGACGGTCGATCTCTCAAGGACATGCCTTCCAGCCGCATTTGATGGGACtggacagaagaagaagttccttgtggggaagaagaaggtcatcAACTTATTCTGCAGATTTCATAGACCGAGACCGCAGACGGATCATTTCTGCCCCCTCCCCTATTCCCTCAGCTCGTTCCTCAGAAGAGGACCAGCAAACAAAGACACCGACTCCCGTGGGGTTAGGTATAAACTCTACCGAGCTGAATCCTTGGTCCGACCAAACTGGCAATCCCCCTACCCCTTTACCTGGGTTTACCACCTCTGAACAAATCTCTCCCTCAAACTCAAAGCCCAGCTTACCCAAGTTGCTCATCCCTGATAACAGTTTCTCCCGAACACACACACGACAGAAACCACCCGTcccttccatatccattgTCGACCCTTCCGGACAtacctcctcctcaccttTACTCCCCACTCCTCCCTTACTCTCCACCgccccctcctccaccatctcgAGACGCCAAAAGATCCACAAAAACATCAAAATCGCTCTCCgcatcctctttccctcccttcaGTCTTTCCGCCACAAGTCACTACTGGGCATGATTCTCAGCTCTATGTCCGTCCCCGCCATCTTGGCGTTGACGTTGACTTTACCTGTAGTGGATGATGGGCACGAGATGGAGCAAGGTGGAGTGAAACTtgaagatggggatgagTATGGATTTGGGGATGTAGGTGGTAATTATCTGGGTGATGGATATGACCGAGATGGCAATGTTGATGGAGACGATGAAACGtatggagatggagatggggaaggggagcAGTATGATTATGAtcaaggccaagaagaagcggacCAATTAATCGACCCGCAAATAGGTGAAGAGCTCCATCATCTCGTAGATCACGGTTTCTCGGCGCTTCATTCTCCGCTAGGAAGGATCTACCATGCTGCAAAGAGTCGTATGAACCAGCATGTGGAATctggagatggaggcgaGGGGGATCTAGGATCAGGAGGCTTGAGCCCAGCGAGGAgcggagaggaagatgggtatggggaggaagaagatcttTTTgcagcggaagaagaacaagcaattgatgatgaatggcAGGAAGAATGTGAGCAGGCAATGGAATTCAACAAGTATCTCGTCGCGACACAATGTGTTTTGGGTCCTGCGTTTTGCTGTTTCATCATGTTCA ACAATCAAACCTACTTCAAATGGGTCATGCTCGGATCCTCCATCGTCGGTCTCGTGGCCGCCATTCCTGTCCTCTTGTATGGCAAGGACGGGACGGCTCAACCGTGGCGTTTGATGAGATGTTTTGCAGGGTTTATCTGCAGTATGGTGTGGATTGCTGCAATTGCCGACGAAGTGGTTGATGTCTTGAAT ACGTTGGGAGAAATTTTAGGACTGAGCGACGCAATTATTGGACTCACCA TCTTTGCTGTGGGAAATTCTCTCGCCGACTTGGTAGCCAACGTCATTGTGGCCCAATTTGCCCCGGCGATGGCCTATGCTGCCTGTTTTGGCGGCCC TATGCttaatctccttctcggtGTCGGCGGTTCCGGTACCTACCACgttctcttctccccccATTCGCCCATCATTGTTGATTTTTCACCGACATTGTGGGTTTCCGCCACCGGCCTTGTCCTCATGCTTGTGGCTACTGCTATATTTGTGCCTCTTAACGGATATTTGATCGATAGGCGTTGGGCGGCATGTCTCATAGCGGGGTACATCACACTGATGACGGTGAACGTGGGTGTAGAGCTCAAGACTGGGAGATATTGA
- a CDS encoding nicotinamidase — MASKPTSTALIIVDVQNDFLPPTGALAVPNGREVLPVITELLDPTWNWAVVLVSQDYHPKGHISFASAHPPHKAYTQMPLINAHGESYIQTLWPDHCVQGTPGADIESGVADVLTKRGNVRVVRKGIHLELEAYSAFQGVVLPTPFPPTPPPSTHGGPESEDVEILPPKTSELTEFLLARGVNKVVITGVATDFCVLQTALSSLASSFATLLLAPAMRAISPAYEGKTFEAVESLGGVVLGRNGEEWKTKLSEWIQ, encoded by the exons ATGGCCAGTAAGCCTACCAGCACGGCACTTATCATCGTAGATGTTCAGAACGACTTTTTGCCTCCCACAGGGGCTTTGGCAGTGccaaatggaagagaggtgTTGCCTGTAATAACTGAGCTGCTCGATCCAACATGGAACTGGGCAGTGGTGCTTGTGAGCCAG GACTACCACCCAAAGGGGCATATATCATTTGCTTCGGCTCACCCACCCCACAAGGCTTATACCCAAATGCCCTTGATCAACGCTCACGGTGAATCGTACATACAGACATTATGGCCTGATCATTGTGTACAAGGTACTCCTGGGGCAGACATCGAATCTGGGGTAGCAGATGTACTGACCAAGAGGGGCAATGTACGAGTAGTTCGAAAA GGCATCCACCTTGAACTCGAAGCGTACTCTGCTTTCCAAGGTGTTGTGCTCCCCACACCCTTCCCGCCTACTCCTCCACCCAGTACTCATGGAGGCCCCGAAAGTGAAGATGTAGAGATTCTGCCACCGAAAACTTCGGAATTGACGGAATTTTTACTGGCTCGAGGTGTCAACAAAGTGGTTATTACCGGGGTAGCTACAGATTTTTG TGTCCTTCAAACCGCACTGTCTTCATTAGCATCGTCCTTCGcgacccttcttcttgcccctGCTATGCGAGCAATCTCTCCCGCGTACGAAGGCAAAACCTTTGAGGCCGTCGAGTCCCTTGGAGGGGTCGTCCTTGGACGTAATGGCGAAGAATGGAAAACAAAGCTGAGCGAATGGATCCAATGA
- a CDS encoding calcineurin-binding protein codes for MTTDPPQQPTSQHEPTNTLALLLPHPTLFAPPVLDLLRAHYAHFGRIAHWAPVKGFGRVIVVFGSEEEAENAKRQGDWLKLDVPVGGEEKVDGEEKSKEAELVLRLLYLPPSTLNPDPATTHLAPPPLPHNFLISPPGSPPEGWEPAVEEAPNRTILPEDLQRALETLELNSGNRADDGKVIVLDEGGVRVQVEDTTKQERYGGEDCDMEERLESGTGAWNLPSQSSQSGSMGTPGYGVRIIPTAMPPL; via the exons ATGACGACAGATCCCCCGCAACAGCCCACCAGCCAGCACGAGCCCACCAACACACTcgccctccttcttccccaccccACCCTCTTTGCACCGCCAGTCCTCGATCTGCTGCGCGCACACTATGCACATTTCGGGCGGATAGCCCACTGGGCTCCCGTAAAGGGGTTTGGGCGGGTCATAGTAGTGTTCgggagtgaagaagaggctgaaaaTGCAAAAAGACAAGGTGACTGGCTGAAACTAGACGTTCCTGTGGGtggcgaggaaaaggtcgACGGAGAGGAAAAGTCAAAAGAAGCCGA GCTGGTCCTTCGATTACTCTACCTTCCGCCCTCTACGCTCAACCCAGATCCAGCCACTACGCACCTGGCACCGCCGCCTCTGCCACACAactttctcatctccccGCCAGGCTCTCCGCCTGAAGGCTGGGAACCggcagtggaagaagcacCTAACCGCACCATCCTTCCTGAGGATTTGCAACGCGCATTGGAAACGCTTGAGCTTAACAGTGGGAACAGGGCCGATGATGGCAAGGTGATCGTCTTGGATGAAGGCGGCGTGAGGGTGCAGGTGGAAGATACAACCAAGCAGGAGAGAtatggtggagaggattGTGATATGGAGGAAAGATTGGAATCTGGGACTGGTGCTTGGAATCTTCCTAGTCAATCTAGTCAATCTGGTAGTATGGGGACACCTGGCTATGGCGTGAGGATTATACCCACGGCAATGCCCCCTTTATGA